One genomic segment of uncultured Desulfobacter sp. includes these proteins:
- a CDS encoding ABC transporter ATP-binding protein, translating to MLEVTDLAKSFGLQAIFKNFDLTLPQGRFTVIVGPSGCGKSTLFDCLTGIVCPDQGRIVWQDSNIAHLGSLAAYMQQKDMLLPWLTLEENSLLPVQAKPRARRNMKQAKETLARIFERIGLAGFGAHYPYQVSGGMRQRCALARTLMFDRDLVLLDEPLSALDAITRRELQSLLLMLQKEFGKTVLMITHDIEEALALADEIILLGPAPMTILEQFQPKASKPRDFSLPEFMDIKARILSRLLTEKEKAQG from the coding sequence ATGCTTGAGGTTACAGACCTGGCCAAGTCATTTGGTTTGCAGGCCATTTTTAAAAATTTTGATCTGACCCTGCCACAGGGGCGGTTTACGGTCATCGTAGGTCCGTCCGGGTGCGGAAAATCCACCCTTTTTGATTGTTTGACGGGCATAGTCTGCCCTGACCAGGGTCGGATTGTGTGGCAGGACAGCAACATTGCCCATCTTGGCAGCCTTGCCGCCTATATGCAGCAAAAGGACATGCTGCTGCCCTGGCTGACGCTGGAAGAAAACAGTCTTTTGCCGGTGCAGGCAAAACCCCGCGCGCGAAGAAATATGAAACAGGCCAAGGAGACTCTTGCCCGGATTTTCGAAAGAATCGGGCTTGCAGGATTCGGAGCCCATTATCCCTACCAGGTATCAGGCGGTATGCGCCAGCGATGCGCCCTGGCCCGCACCCTGATGTTTGACCGGGATCTGGTCCTGCTGGACGAACCCCTGTCCGCCCTGGATGCCATTACCCGCCGGGAACTGCAAAGCCTGCTACTCATGCTGCAAAAAGAGTTCGGCAAGACCGTTCTCATGATCACCCATGACATTGAAGAGGCCTTGGCCCTGGCAGATGAAATCATCCTTTTAGGTCCTGCCCCCATGACCATCCTGGAACAATTCCAACCCAAAGCATCCAAACCAAGGGATTTCAGTCTGCCGGAATTCATGGACATCAAGGCCCGGATTCTTTCCCGGTTGCTCACAGAAAAGGAGAAGGCTCAGGGATGA